From one Eucalyptus grandis isolate ANBG69807.140 chromosome 9, ASM1654582v1, whole genome shotgun sequence genomic stretch:
- the LOC104444068 gene encoding probable calcium-binding protein CML44 translates to MMSRLGTRDLRRIFENLDKNSDGQVSLEELNWLLDKIGVHYSMDELELSIGKPSLDFDEFLYFYDSISSEGTARSGGLESPEGNEGDGDQETDLAEAFRVFDLNDDGFISSEELQSVLSRLGLWDERSGRDCSSMIRAYDTNSDGRLDFEEFKSMMLITIS, encoded by the coding sequence ATGATGTCCCGCCTCGGAACCAGAGACTTGCGTCGGATTTTCGAGAACCTCGACAAGAACAGCGATGGCCAGGTAAGCCTCGAGGAGCTCAATTGGCTGCTCGACAAAATCGGTGTCCATTACAGCATGGATGAGCTCGAGTTGTCTATAGGGAAACCGAGCCTCGACTTTGATGAGTTCTTGTACTTTTACGACTCTATTTCATCGGAAGGAACCGCGAGGAGCGGCGGATTAGAATCACCAGAGGGCAATGAAGGAGATGGCGATCAAGAGACAGACCTTGCCGAGGCGTTCAGAGTGTTCGATTTGAACGACGACGGCTTCATTTCTTCCGAGGAGCTCCAGAGCGTCCTCTCAAGACTAGGGTTGTGGGACGAGAGAAGCGGGAGAGACTGCAGTAGCATGATTCGCGCGTACGATACTAATAGCGATGGGAGGCTGGATTTTGAGGAATTCAAGAGCATGATGTTGATTACCATTTCTTGA